A single Crateriforma conspicua DNA region contains:
- a CDS encoding YwiC-like family protein, translating into MNDAMVVGAPPLPTSAVAVVSLKPKEHGAYAIVMIPLFSALLSVGPSWVGAAIVVASLAGFFAHEPILVAMGHRGGRAQRGAPGARALASGLLGLAVAVGAFALWSADPPTRIALIACLALSTICFAIAIVRLHRTLGGQLLGVAGLSLPCMPILLDGGLDRSNSLLVWLVWLLGFASTTLAVRGVIAMQKRQTAVTSWIGLGITTAATVGLVVNQVWLPLAAVPMIVGGWGLMFWPPPAKHLRRVGWTLVAATMLTALGIISAVVLGLPGPVA; encoded by the coding sequence ATGAATGATGCGATGGTCGTGGGGGCACCACCACTGCCGACCTCCGCTGTGGCGGTCGTCAGTTTGAAGCCCAAGGAACACGGTGCTTATGCCATCGTGATGATTCCATTGTTTTCGGCGTTGTTGTCGGTCGGCCCCAGTTGGGTCGGCGCTGCGATCGTGGTTGCATCGCTGGCCGGATTCTTTGCACACGAACCGATACTGGTCGCGATGGGGCATCGTGGCGGACGTGCCCAACGCGGCGCCCCTGGGGCAAGGGCGCTGGCGTCGGGTTTGTTGGGGCTGGCCGTTGCGGTCGGTGCGTTCGCGTTGTGGTCTGCGGATCCGCCGACGCGGATCGCGCTGATCGCGTGTCTTGCACTTTCGACCATTTGCTTTGCGATTGCGATTGTTCGCCTGCACCGAACCTTGGGCGGTCAATTGTTGGGCGTTGCGGGCCTGTCATTGCCATGCATGCCGATTTTGTTGGACGGTGGCCTGGATCGTTCGAACAGTCTGTTGGTGTGGTTGGTTTGGCTGTTGGGTTTTGCATCGACCACGTTGGCGGTTCGCGGCGTGATCGCGATGCAAAAACGTCAAACCGCCGTCACGAGTTGGATTGGTTTGGGAATCACCACAGCAGCGACGGTCGGACTTGTGGTCAACCAAGTTTGGTTGCCTTTGGCAGCGGTTCCCATGATCGTCGGCGGATGGGGGTTGATGTTTTGGCCGCCGCCGGCCAAGCATCTGCGCCGCGTGGGTTGGACGTTGGTGGCGGCCACAATGTTGACGGCACTTGGAATCATCAGTGCCGTCGTTCTTGGTCTTCCGGGCCCCGTCGCGTGA
- a CDS encoding cupin domain-containing protein, producing MSDLHTAFSDLANEIQIQDDGTISKTLCQDSHLKVVLFGFDTGQELSEHTASVPAIMHFIDGEAEVTVGDERSVASANSFYRMDANVPHSITATKPTKMLLLLLKAAKPTD from the coding sequence ATGAGTGATTTGCATACAGCATTTTCTGATTTGGCGAATGAGATCCAAATCCAAGACGATGGCACGATCAGCAAGACGTTGTGCCAGGATTCGCATCTGAAGGTTGTCCTGTTCGGCTTCGATACGGGACAGGAATTGTCGGAACACACCGCATCGGTTCCCGCCATCATGCATTTCATCGATGGGGAAGCGGAAGTCACCGTTGGCGATGAACGATCGGTGGCGTCGGCGAACAGTTTCTACCGAATGGATGCAAACGTGCCACACAGCATCACGGCAACGAAACCGACCAAGATGCTGTTGTTGCTGCTGAAAGCCGCCAAACCGACAGATTGA
- the cls gene encoding cardiolipin synthase yields the protein MILADGGGLFPNNWITTEGPQWWLVAAPVLLLVIEAVGIATACHALRYVRTSQATVAWVVGLLTVPVLTIPLYWVFARNRFSGYREAIRRVGQRHRESVDAVRHELATESNTRSTALQTPLDHVADVLDTPISADNRFELLIDGDAFFDAVEQQIDSATDYVYCCFYIIRDDECGGRFAEALIRQAKAGRKVRLLYDEVGCAGLRRRYLNRLKDGGVDVRSFNTRQGPANRFQINFRNHRKLVVVDGTSAIIGGLNIGDEYRGVANWIDGWRDTAVAVVGPLARKVQAVFAGDYYWAAGLDLAEANWGPTSNDDAPPNRRDNGQQGKRGLAAVCATGPADHLPRASMMFAAAASIAKSRLWISTPYLVPDEAVMVALASAKARGVDVKILIPAVADHWAVYLAGFYYEHELAEMKIPVYRYKDGLLHQKCVLIDDDLVLIGSTNLDNRSLHLNFELMVAIEQADFVRDVHRMLVNDLKQCHGPEDRAQITRPWTSRLGTAIARLFSPIL from the coding sequence ATGATATTGGCCGATGGCGGCGGTCTATTTCCGAACAACTGGATCACAACCGAAGGGCCGCAGTGGTGGTTGGTTGCCGCACCGGTTCTGTTGCTGGTGATCGAAGCGGTGGGGATCGCAACAGCCTGCCATGCGCTGCGGTACGTTCGGACGTCGCAAGCCACGGTGGCCTGGGTTGTCGGCCTGTTGACTGTGCCGGTGCTGACGATCCCGCTGTACTGGGTATTCGCTCGCAATCGATTTTCAGGTTATCGAGAAGCCATTCGTCGCGTCGGCCAACGTCATCGTGAATCCGTCGATGCCGTTCGACACGAACTGGCGACCGAATCAAACACACGAAGCACGGCGCTGCAAACACCGCTGGACCATGTCGCCGATGTGCTGGACACGCCGATCAGTGCCGACAATCGCTTCGAACTATTGATCGACGGTGATGCTTTCTTCGACGCGGTCGAACAGCAGATTGATTCCGCCACCGATTACGTCTATTGCTGCTTCTATATCATCCGCGACGACGAATGCGGGGGACGCTTTGCCGAAGCCTTGATTCGGCAAGCCAAAGCGGGACGCAAGGTTCGGTTGCTGTACGACGAAGTCGGGTGTGCGGGACTGCGTCGACGTTACCTGAATCGATTGAAAGACGGCGGGGTTGACGTTCGATCGTTCAACACACGTCAGGGGCCCGCGAACCGATTTCAAATCAACTTTCGCAATCATCGAAAATTGGTCGTCGTGGACGGAACATCGGCGATTATCGGCGGCCTGAACATCGGCGATGAATACCGTGGGGTGGCCAATTGGATCGATGGCTGGCGGGACACCGCCGTCGCCGTTGTCGGACCACTGGCCAGGAAAGTCCAGGCCGTGTTTGCGGGCGACTACTACTGGGCGGCAGGACTTGATTTGGCGGAAGCCAACTGGGGGCCCACATCCAACGACGATGCCCCACCGAATCGCAGGGACAATGGCCAGCAGGGCAAACGTGGTCTGGCCGCGGTATGTGCAACCGGCCCCGCTGATCACCTACCGCGTGCGTCGATGATGTTCGCTGCGGCCGCGTCAATCGCCAAGTCACGATTATGGATCAGCACACCGTACCTGGTTCCCGATGAAGCCGTGATGGTTGCCCTTGCGTCCGCCAAGGCTCGCGGCGTCGACGTCAAGATTCTGATTCCCGCGGTTGCCGATCACTGGGCGGTGTATCTGGCCGGTTTCTATTACGAACACGAATTGGCCGAGATGAAGATTCCGGTCTATCGATACAAGGACGGATTGCTGCATCAAAAATGCGTCTTGATCGACGACGACTTGGTTTTGATCGGATCGACCAACCTGGACAATCGATCGCTGCACCTGAACTTCGAACTGATGGTTGCGATTGAACAAGCCGACTTTGTCCGAGACGTGCACCGGATGTTGGTCAACGATCTGAAACAATGCCACGGTCCGGAAGATCGCGCGCAAATCACGCGCCCTTGGACGTCGCGTCTGGGTACCGCCATCGCCCGTTTATTCAGCCCCATCTTGTGA
- a CDS encoding response regulator transcription factor: MLHRIVIVDDHPSTRDGLITRVDVEPDLAVCGEAADQDEALEVIDRTHPDLAVVDISLKSGSGIDLIKILKTKTPELKTLVWSMFDESLYAERALRAGAKGYINKQQVTDKIIEAIRTVISGELYISRELSAKMLQRAVMGKDAVAQSPVENLSDRELETFRLIGQGLTTKDIAKTMNLSPKTVETYRARIKEKVDLRDMASLTREATQWVLENG; the protein is encoded by the coding sequence ATGTTGCACCGCATCGTTATCGTTGATGACCACCCCAGCACACGTGACGGATTGATCACCCGTGTCGACGTGGAACCCGACTTGGCCGTCTGTGGCGAAGCCGCCGACCAGGATGAGGCATTGGAAGTGATCGACCGAACGCATCCGGATTTGGCGGTCGTCGATATCTCGCTGAAATCAGGCAGCGGCATCGACCTGATCAAGATCCTAAAAACCAAGACACCGGAACTGAAAACGCTGGTTTGGTCGATGTTCGACGAATCGCTGTACGCCGAACGCGCCCTACGCGCCGGTGCCAAGGGCTATATCAACAAGCAACAGGTCACCGACAAGATCATCGAAGCGATTCGAACCGTGATCAGCGGTGAACTGTACATCAGTCGTGAACTGTCGGCCAAAATGTTGCAGCGTGCCGTGATGGGCAAAGACGCCGTGGCACAGTCGCCGGTGGAAAACCTTTCGGATCGCGAATTGGAAACATTCCGATTGATCGGCCAAGGTTTGACGACCAAGGACATCGCCAAGACGATGAACCTGAGTCCCAAGACGGTGGAAACCTATCGGGCACGCATCAAAGAAAAAGTCGACTTGCGAGACATGGCATCATTGACTCGCGAAGCAACCCAGTGGGTGTTGGAAAACGGCTGA
- a CDS encoding PAS domain S-box protein, translated as MSYVKWIMNGVAIQADSIRQEIFDRFGTIPSFFELSFPTPELAWDLWRQAQVAYLDNPLPFRFKERLFVYLSRFCNNPYCLGRHVAMLLTPNPATVGPNEGPGAHSATDIAALLDAPAPSRQELLSQMDRLNDVDPPLEQWPSDHPALEHSLFVCSVATFLRIGEADLCSAAIRSALAPVWSQRLELFLAFVRRAHDWTESHRELKLEPEITALLSAQPALAKWMDRWRPGDAVRLKNEWHQGVTAPGDAMGGFFGEMEHELTRWRTFRNGKQDAASGTNDDIALLMRIQNLAMQATQVGVLIADARAPDFPVVYCNSSFEKMTGYRSEEIVGRNCRFLQADDRDQFEIHVMRQALRQGSACTVTLRNYRKDGSMFWNEISLSPIHNDRGELTHYVSIERDVTERQQSLTDLKRERLLLDALSDGTPFDELLRLIVTQAESSCARMSAAIFLIDDDGQSLRCACAPRLSPELRCRMERVPIEPGVCCCTFAASQRQRQIIPDIHLHERSELIHPLAKAAGIRSCWAEPILSTQRDVLGVLSMFSTHAARPTETELSLLSHFAQLAGVVIQRSQAARRLAKSEERLRLALRATNDAIWDIDLLRQRMWWNEVFDEQFGGPSGDVDVDTWWHQHIHPDDLRRVISSPSRAVEGRADDSKGLIEYRLMRRDGTYAVVKERTLLSRDAEGQPARLLGALTDLTQRRALEKEVLEIAAAQSWRIGNDLHDGVGQELTGMGMLADALGASIDRDVTSVDLASLRRIAGKLRESVHRTLRQVRTLARGMNPVDVDRHGLTSALTEMCDRIRELHGVNCRFECDRPVPFRENQTATQLYRIAQEAVTNAVRHGEAANIRVRLGFRDDQWSLRIQDDGVGISKKPNADRGMGLRTMDYRAGQIGGQIQIGPRPDGGTEVACIFPGDAVAQDDEEFIALLSDLPTE; from the coding sequence TTGTCGTATGTTAAATGGATCATGAACGGTGTAGCGATTCAGGCCGATTCGATTCGTCAGGAAATCTTTGATCGATTTGGGACGATTCCAAGTTTCTTTGAGTTGTCATTCCCCACGCCCGAGTTGGCTTGGGACCTATGGCGTCAGGCTCAAGTCGCCTACTTGGATAATCCGCTGCCGTTTCGATTCAAGGAACGGCTGTTCGTCTATCTTTCGCGGTTTTGCAACAACCCGTACTGCCTGGGCAGGCACGTCGCAATGTTGCTGACACCGAATCCGGCGACCGTCGGCCCCAACGAAGGCCCCGGTGCCCACAGCGCGACCGACATCGCCGCACTGCTGGACGCGCCCGCCCCGAGTCGCCAGGAACTTCTCAGCCAGATGGACCGGCTGAACGACGTCGATCCGCCACTGGAACAATGGCCCAGCGATCACCCCGCGCTGGAACATTCGCTGTTCGTCTGCAGTGTGGCGACGTTTCTGCGCATTGGCGAAGCCGATCTTTGCTCGGCGGCGATCCGCAGTGCATTGGCGCCGGTTTGGTCCCAGCGTTTGGAACTGTTCCTGGCATTTGTTCGGCGAGCCCACGATTGGACCGAATCGCATCGTGAATTGAAACTGGAACCAGAAATCACCGCGCTGCTTTCTGCCCAACCCGCTTTGGCAAAATGGATGGATCGGTGGCGTCCCGGCGATGCGGTTCGGCTGAAGAACGAGTGGCACCAAGGCGTCACGGCCCCCGGCGATGCCATGGGTGGTTTCTTCGGCGAAATGGAACACGAGCTGACGCGGTGGCGAACGTTTCGCAATGGCAAGCAAGATGCCGCCAGCGGCACCAATGACGACATCGCCTTGCTGATGCGAATCCAGAACTTGGCCATGCAGGCGACCCAAGTGGGCGTGCTGATCGCCGATGCCAGAGCCCCGGATTTTCCCGTCGTCTATTGCAATTCCAGTTTCGAGAAGATGACGGGATATCGCAGCGAAGAAATCGTCGGCCGCAATTGCCGATTCCTGCAAGCCGATGATCGCGATCAGTTTGAAATCCACGTCATGCGTCAAGCCTTGCGTCAAGGCAGTGCGTGCACCGTGACGTTGCGCAACTATCGCAAAGACGGGTCGATGTTTTGGAACGAAATTTCACTTTCACCGATCCACAATGATCGCGGTGAACTGACCCATTACGTCAGCATCGAACGCGATGTGACCGAACGGCAACAATCGCTGACGGATCTAAAGCGAGAACGTCTGCTGTTGGACGCCCTAAGCGATGGCACCCCGTTCGACGAACTGCTGCGTTTGATCGTGACGCAAGCGGAATCGTCGTGTGCGCGAATGAGTGCGGCGATCTTCTTGATCGACGACGACGGTCAATCCCTACGGTGCGCTTGCGCGCCACGCTTGTCGCCGGAACTGCGTTGCCGCATGGAACGGGTGCCGATCGAACCGGGCGTCTGCTGCTGTACGTTTGCCGCGTCGCAGCGTCAACGGCAAATCATCCCCGATATCCATCTGCATGAACGCAGCGAATTGATTCATCCGCTGGCCAAAGCGGCTGGAATTCGCTCTTGTTGGGCCGAACCCATTCTGTCGACCCAGCGTGACGTGTTGGGTGTGCTGTCGATGTTTTCCACCCACGCGGCTCGGCCGACCGAAACCGAGCTTTCGTTGCTTTCACACTTTGCCCAACTGGCGGGCGTGGTGATCCAACGATCCCAGGCGGCCAGACGTCTGGCCAAAAGCGAAGAGCGTTTGCGGTTGGCGTTGCGAGCCACGAATGATGCGATCTGGGACATCGATCTGCTACGACAACGCATGTGGTGGAATGAAGTCTTTGACGAACAGTTTGGCGGCCCATCCGGCGATGTCGATGTCGATACGTGGTGGCACCAACACATTCATCCCGATGATTTACGGCGTGTGATTTCATCACCGTCACGTGCCGTCGAAGGACGCGCGGACGATTCGAAGGGGCTGATCGAATACCGCTTGATGCGTCGTGACGGTACCTATGCCGTGGTGAAAGAGCGCACGCTGCTGAGCCGTGATGCCGAGGGCCAGCCGGCTCGGCTGCTGGGTGCACTGACGGACCTGACCCAGCGGCGGGCGTTGGAAAAAGAAGTCTTGGAAATCGCAGCCGCACAAAGTTGGCGGATCGGAAACGACCTGCACGACGGCGTGGGACAAGAACTGACCGGCATGGGCATGCTGGCCGACGCACTGGGTGCATCGATCGACCGGGACGTGACGTCGGTTGACTTGGCGTCACTGCGGCGGATCGCTGGCAAGTTGCGGGAATCGGTCCATCGCACACTGCGGCAAGTCCGTACTCTGGCGCGAGGCATGAATCCGGTGGACGTTGACCGTCACGGATTGACGTCGGCGTTGACCGAAATGTGCGATCGCATCCGTGAACTTCACGGTGTGAATTGCCGGTTCGAATGCGATCGTCCCGTTCCGTTTCGCGAGAATCAAACGGCCACCCAACTGTACCGCATCGCTCAGGAAGCGGTGACCAATGCCGTCCGCCACGGCGAAGCGGCCAACATACGCGTTCGACTAGGCTTCCGTGACGACCAATGGTCACTGCGAATCCAAGACGATGGCGTCGGAATTTCAAAGAAACCCAACGCGGATCGCGGCATGGGGCTGCGGACCATGGACTACCGCGCCGGACAAATCGGCGGCCAAATCCAGATCGGACCACGCCCCGACGGCGGCACGGAAGTCGCCTGTATCTTCCCCGGCGACGCCGTCGCACAGGACGACGAGGAATTCATCGCACTTCTTTCCGATTTACCAACCGAGTGA
- a CDS encoding glycoside hydrolase family 2 protein: MSFLRISGLFCATSQVRPVVALLCVGLFFLVHHPWSAAQPTRVSNPVDRAAEPDQFDLMTRWGRNVTADNAWREYPRPGMKRDRWQSLNGLWDFHLSGDSQRWTGGRIENARQDPLADGLPDLPSAFDKKILVPFSPETQLSGINRSVRPQQVMFYRRSIRIPDDWRNDRILVHFEAVDWHAIVLCNGTKVADHRGGYVPFSCDITDALDDRDQQQIVVIAWDPTNMGDQTIGKQALPESRKGFRYNPNSGIWQSVWMEPVPKAASIAQLKITPVAHQKAIDVRVDTDHAANDMTVRLNAGDAAHVVDGRPGQTIRIDLDDQFQWWSPDDPNLHDLSIQLRRDDRVIDTVESYFALRTVDTQVDGDGNQRIHLNGQPIFQFGPLDQGYWPESAMTPPSEDAVRYDLQYLKDIGCNMVRVHIKVHPRAWYYEADRKGLLVWQDFVCTRKFDSKITAESGQQWEQEQVEMVRHLYNHPSIIQWVVFNEGWGQYDTERLTRWAEDLDPSRLVTCASGWTDHPVGDLYDNHDYSFNISPAHGWNFDDRATLCGECGGFNVLVDDHRWHADQTLRPVVNPAGEKGREGYANPESWKQRYQTWLTNLRLMKPHGLNAAVYTQISDVEHECNGWLTYDREISKIAADDLRRMHRQLYQPIHSDSLIDLSSKTWTDWSGKLTPGWRTADVDVTQGKSVSMRRAESLKPQRTADDGPVRIRGEFDLSTQPERLAIHTVGTGRWELSINGKTMMNITNSDRARYVPYSTVLLPPEALDALIDGTNVIALKVSRFKEDEGNLVDFALLSVSREEPSVNDPK; encoded by the coding sequence GTGAGTTTTCTTCGAATCAGTGGCCTGTTTTGTGCCACATCACAGGTGCGACCCGTCGTCGCACTCCTTTGTGTCGGCCTGTTTTTCTTGGTGCACCATCCTTGGTCCGCGGCGCAGCCGACGCGAGTTTCCAATCCCGTGGACCGAGCGGCCGAACCGGACCAGTTTGATCTGATGACCCGGTGGGGGCGGAATGTCACCGCGGACAACGCGTGGCGTGAATACCCGCGGCCGGGAATGAAGCGGGACCGTTGGCAATCGCTGAACGGTTTGTGGGATTTTCACCTTAGCGGCGATTCACAGCGTTGGACCGGGGGCCGAATTGAAAACGCCAGGCAAGATCCGCTGGCTGATGGACTTCCCGATCTGCCCAGTGCGTTTGATAAAAAGATCTTGGTTCCTTTCAGCCCTGAAACTCAGCTGTCGGGAATCAATCGCAGCGTGCGTCCGCAACAGGTGATGTTCTATCGTCGGTCCATTCGCATTCCCGACGATTGGCGAAACGATCGAATCCTGGTCCACTTCGAAGCGGTCGACTGGCACGCAATCGTGCTGTGCAACGGGACCAAAGTTGCCGATCACCGTGGCGGCTACGTTCCGTTTTCCTGTGACATCACCGATGCATTGGATGACAGGGACCAACAGCAGATCGTCGTCATCGCGTGGGACCCGACCAACATGGGTGACCAGACGATCGGCAAGCAAGCCCTGCCGGAATCCAGAAAAGGCTTTCGGTACAACCCCAACAGCGGCATCTGGCAAAGTGTTTGGATGGAACCGGTGCCCAAGGCGGCTTCCATCGCTCAATTGAAAATCACGCCGGTCGCACATCAGAAAGCCATTGATGTCCGCGTGGATACGGATCACGCCGCTAACGACATGACGGTTCGTCTGAATGCCGGTGATGCAGCGCATGTGGTCGACGGACGACCGGGACAGACGATTCGAATCGATTTGGATGACCAGTTTCAGTGGTGGTCACCGGATGATCCGAATCTGCATGACCTGTCGATCCAATTGCGACGCGACGATCGGGTGATCGATACCGTCGAAAGCTATTTCGCGTTGCGAACGGTCGATACCCAAGTCGACGGCGATGGGAACCAACGTATTCATCTCAATGGCCAGCCGATCTTTCAGTTCGGTCCGCTTGACCAAGGCTATTGGCCCGAAAGCGCGATGACGCCACCATCAGAGGACGCGGTGCGTTATGACCTGCAATATCTGAAAGACATCGGATGCAACATGGTCCGAGTGCACATCAAGGTGCATCCGCGTGCTTGGTACTACGAAGCCGATCGCAAAGGCCTGTTGGTCTGGCAGGACTTCGTTTGCACACGCAAGTTTGATTCCAAGATCACAGCCGAAAGCGGACAACAGTGGGAACAAGAACAGGTGGAAATGGTCCGCCATCTGTACAACCACCCGTCGATCATTCAGTGGGTGGTGTTCAACGAAGGCTGGGGCCAATATGACACCGAAAGGCTGACACGGTGGGCCGAGGACCTGGATCCCAGTCGTTTGGTGACCTGTGCCAGTGGCTGGACCGATCATCCGGTCGGTGATCTTTATGACAACCACGACTATTCCTTCAACATCTCGCCGGCCCATGGATGGAATTTCGACGACCGCGCGACTTTGTGTGGTGAATGTGGCGGTTTCAACGTGTTGGTCGATGACCACCGCTGGCATGCCGATCAAACGCTTCGCCCCGTCGTGAATCCGGCTGGCGAAAAGGGACGCGAAGGTTACGCCAATCCAGAATCCTGGAAACAACGCTATCAGACTTGGTTGACCAATTTGCGTTTGATGAAGCCGCACGGATTGAACGCAGCGGTCTATACCCAAATCTCCGACGTCGAACATGAGTGCAATGGATGGCTGACCTATGACCGAGAAATCAGCAAGATCGCGGCTGATGATTTACGACGCATGCATCGGCAACTGTACCAACCGATCCACAGTGATTCTTTGATCGACCTGTCATCCAAGACGTGGACGGATTGGTCGGGCAAGCTGACGCCTGGTTGGCGGACAGCCGACGTGGACGTGACGCAGGGGAAATCGGTTTCTATGCGCCGCGCCGAAAGCCTCAAGCCACAACGTACCGCCGATGATGGCCCGGTGCGAATTCGCGGAGAGTTTGATTTGTCGACGCAACCCGAACGGCTGGCCATCCACACTGTGGGAACCGGTCGTTGGGAACTATCGATCAACGGCAAAACAATGATGAACATCACCAACAGCGACCGCGCCCGTTATGTCCCCTACAGCACGGTGTTGTTGCCGCCGGAGGCACTCGATGCACTGATCGACGGCACGAACGTCATCGCGTTGAAGGTGTCCCGGTTCAAAGAAGACGAAGGCAACTTGGTCGACTTTGCCCTGTTGTCGGTGTCCCGCGAAGAGCCCTCGGTGAACGACCCCAAGTAG
- the fliM gene encoding flagellar motor switch protein FliM has protein sequence MSDESLSQNQVESLLRAMEGMGDDDGPPEAPKFTDEGPPEPVSAGVRTASARQPSGAPYHHGVGDARVMAYDFKRPERVGKEQMRAMQSLHEVIARNFGASVSGMLRTMIEVKLLSVDQLTYSEFVFSLDNPSCFNVISTEPLDGHWILDINPALSYTIIDRMLGGDPVPGDVIRRPLTEIETRLMNRVVKLFLSHLKDAWQNIIELDLSVESTESNPQLVQIVPPNEVVILVSFEIVIGKNRGMLNLCIPFNTVEKYNSQLSRNGWVGYGREAPTEESRRQIEYNLDEAPVNVVVTLARSKINTSDLLALNVGDVIATEKEVTDSLELSIQDVHKFNVRAGAFKGKKAVRIDTVAEKPQRNAGGSPPR, from the coding sequence ATGTCGGACGAATCACTTAGCCAGAATCAGGTCGAAAGTCTGCTCCGCGCCATGGAGGGCATGGGTGACGACGACGGTCCACCCGAAGCCCCCAAGTTCACCGACGAAGGTCCGCCCGAACCGGTATCCGCCGGGGTTCGTACCGCGTCGGCCCGGCAACCCAGCGGCGCTCCGTATCACCACGGCGTCGGTGATGCCAGAGTCATGGCGTATGACTTCAAACGTCCCGAACGGGTCGGCAAAGAACAGATGCGGGCGATGCAATCGCTGCATGAAGTCATCGCGCGGAACTTCGGCGCGTCGGTCAGCGGCATGCTGCGGACGATGATCGAAGTCAAACTGCTTAGCGTCGATCAACTGACCTACAGCGAGTTCGTCTTCAGCCTGGACAACCCCAGTTGCTTCAACGTCATCAGCACCGAACCGCTGGACGGCCACTGGATTCTGGACATCAATCCGGCACTGTCGTACACGATCATCGACCGAATGCTGGGCGGCGACCCGGTCCCCGGCGACGTCATTCGGCGACCGTTGACCGAGATCGAAACACGCTTGATGAATCGCGTCGTCAAGTTGTTCTTAAGTCACTTGAAAGATGCTTGGCAAAACATCATCGAATTGGACCTGTCGGTCGAAAGCACCGAAAGCAACCCACAACTGGTCCAGATCGTTCCGCCCAATGAAGTCGTAATCCTGGTTAGCTTTGAGATCGTGATCGGCAAAAATCGCGGGATGTTGAATCTTTGTATTCCTTTCAACACCGTCGAAAAATACAACTCGCAACTGTCACGCAACGGTTGGGTCGGCTACGGACGCGAAGCTCCGACCGAAGAATCGCGACGCCAAATCGAATACAACCTGGATGAAGCGCCCGTCAACGTGGTCGTCACGCTGGCACGATCCAAGATCAACACCAGTGATTTGCTGGCGTTGAACGTGGGTGATGTGATTGCCACCGAAAAGGAAGTCACGGATTCCCTGGAACTGTCCATCCAGGACGTGCACAAGTTCAACGTGCGTGCCGGGGCTTTCAAAGGCAAAAAAGCAGTCCGCATCGACACGGTGGCGGAAAAACCGCAGCGAAATGCTGGCGGTTCTCCGCCACGCTAG